In the genome of Anabaena cylindrica PCC 7122, the window GACTTTACCTAACCTACGTAATATTTCAAAAATCAAACATGATTCTTATATCTGCTTTTGATATTCAGTCTCAGTCATCAATTCATAAGTAGATTCTACTCTATCTAAAAATACTTTCCCTTCCAGATGATCATACTCATGTTGAAAAATACGAGCGATAAAATCTGATAATTCTTGCTTTTGTATCTGACAATTGCGGTCAGTATATTCAATTTCAATTTCCTGATATCTAGGAACTAAACCTCTAATTCCAGGAATACTTAAACAACCTTCCCAACCTTTCACAACTTCAGTTGAATGGGCAATAATTTTTGGATTAATCATCGCTGTTGGTTCCATTTCTGGTGCATCAGGATATCTGGAATTAGGACGGGAAGCGACAATAAATAACCGATAGGATTCAGCAACTTGGGGTGCAGCAATTCCTACACCATTAGCCTGAGAAACAGTAGCTATTAAATCATCAATGAGTTTTTGGATATGCTCACCATGAATATCTTCTACCCAAACTGCTTTTTGGCGTAATATCGGATTGCCTAATTGAATAATTGGTACTGTTTCAATCATGGAAGAAAAAATTATTTAAGTAATGGTAAATGCAAGATTAATAAAAAAGTTAATTCTCAGTCCGCATTGGTAAAGGGGCAGGCTTAACTATTAATTGAGCCACTTTTCCATCACGTTCTACTTGGATTTGGAGAGGATTACCAACTTTGGTATTTTCCACAAGCTTTTGAACTTCCTCTATTTTATTAATAGGTTGGTTATTAATGGTTTTAATTACATCCCCTGGTCTGAGTCCACCAATTGCAGCCGGCGAGTTAGACACTATATTAATTAATAAAACTCCTTGCTCGGCAACTAAATTCACACGTCCGCGAGATCTACTAAGAATTCTTTCCTTGATTTCTGGTGTTAATGTTATCATTTCCACGCCTAAATATGGATGATCTACTTT includes:
- the def gene encoding peptide deformylase; its protein translation is MIETVPIIQLGNPILRQKAVWVEDIHGEHIQKLIDDLIATVSQANGVGIAAPQVAESYRLFIVASRPNSRYPDAPEMEPTAMINPKIIAHSTEVVKGWEGCLSIPGIRGLVPRYQEIEIEYTDRNCQIQKQELSDFIARIFQHEYDHLEGKVFLDRVESTYELMTETEYQKQI